The Allostreptomyces psammosilenae sequence GGGCCTGGGAGGAGCAGCACCCGGAGGGAGTCGTCACCTACCGTGACCTCGCCGCCAACCCCCTGCCGCACCTCGACGAGGCGGCGATCACCGCCCGCTCGACCCCCGCCGAGTCCCGGACGGCCGAGCAGCGGGCCGCCGCGGCCGTCGAGGACGAGCTGATCGAGGAGCTGCTGAAGGCGGACGCCTACCTGATCGGCGTGCCGATGTACAACTTCTCCGTCCCCTCCACCTTGAAGGCGTGGCTGGACTGGATCCTGTCCGCCGGCCGCACCTTCGGCATGGACCCGAAGGACTCCCCGATCGCCGGGCGGCCGGTCACGTTGATCAGCAGCCGGGGTGGCGCCTACGGCCCCGGTACCCCGCGCGACGGCTGGGACTACGCGGAGCCGTTCCTGCAGCAGGTGCTCGCCAAGGCGCTGGGCCTGGACGTCACGGTGATCACCGCCGAGCTCACCATGGCGCACCTCAACCCGGCGATGGCGGAGCTCCGCCCGGCCGCCGAGGCCTCGCGCGCCAGCGCGGAGCAGGCCGCCGCCGCGCAGGCCAAGGAGGTGCTCAGCCGCCTCGGGGTCTGATGGCTGTTGGGGGATGCGCCAGGAACATGCCAGGATTTCGCACCCACCACCACCATCGGCCTGGGGGGACCCCCTTCTTCAGGATCCCATCCGGGGGCTACCGAGCGCATCCCCCCTCTAGCCGCCTGTGGATAACCCCGCCCGTGGACGACTCCCCGCCTGCGGGCGACCCCCGCCCTCACGCCTTCCGGGCGACGACGAAGATCCGGCGGAACGGCAGCACCGTCCCGTGCGGCGTCGCCGGGTAGGCCTGGCGCAGCAGGGCGCCGTACTCGGCCAGGAACTCCGCGTGCCGCTCCGGCGCCAGCCGGGTGAGCACGGGGCGCAGCGTCGTGCCGCGCACCCAGTCGAGCACCGGGTCCTCGCCCCGCAGCACGTGCAGGTAGGTCGTCTCCCAGGCGTCGACGGTGCAGCCGAGGGACGCCAGCACCTCCAGGTATCCGGCCGGATCGAGCACCGCCGGGCCGTCGGGGGCGAGGCCGCCGGCGGTCCCGCCCACCTCGTCCCGCCAGCGCGGCGACTCGCGGAGCTCGTTCAGCAGGGTGTGCGACGGCGCTGAGAAGTTGCCCGGCACCTGGAAGGCGAAGACGCCGCCGGGCGGCAGGGCGTCGATCCACCGGGGGAAGAGGTGGGCGTGGCCGGGCACCCAGTGGAGCGCGGCGTTGGAGATCAGCAGGTCGGGTTCCTCGCCGGGTTCCGGCCGCCACTCGGTGATGTCGGCGAGGCGCAGTGAGAGCCGTCCGCGCCCGGTGGGGGAGGGGCCGGCGTGCGGTTCTGCGGCGCGCAGCATCTCGGGCGAGTTGTCCACGCCGGTGATGTGCGCGTCGGGCCAGCGGCGCAGCAGCAGGGCGGTGGTGGTGTGGGCGGCGCCGCAGCCGAGGTCGGTGACGCGGGCCGGGGGCGGGGTGTCCGGGACGCGGGCGAGCAGGTCGTGGAAGGGACGGGCTCGGTCGTCGGCGTGCCGGCGGTACTGGTCCGGGTCCCACTCGCTCTTCGTCGGCACGGGCGCTGCCCTCCCGGTCTCGTGGTGCCGAAGTGCTCCTGTGGGTCATGATGCTGCGGGGCGAGTATCTCGACGTCAAGAGAAATCGCCGTCGACGCGGGGAGAGGAGACGCGGGCAGAGTAAGGAGAGTAAGGAGAGAGAAGGGGAGAGAAGCGGCCGCCCCCGGCGCGACGACGCGGGGCGCGCCGGCCGCACCCCCTTGCTAGCCTCGACAGGGAGAGCGCGTGGCCGGGCGCACGGCCGGCCCATGCCTGCCGCGCCCGGGCCACCGGCCCCCGCGACCACCGCGAACAACCGACCGCCACCGGAACCGGAGTCGTCAGCCACGTCCGCCTCGAACGGCACCTCCCAACTCGTCCTGCGGAACGTCAGCCGCGGGTACGCCGGCCGACCCGTCCTGGAGGGCGTCGACCTGAGCGTCGCGCCGGGCGAGCGGGTCTGCGTGGTCGGGGAGAACGGCGCCGGCAAGTCCACCCTGCTGCGGCTGATGGCGGGGCGGGAGAAGCCGGACCGCGGCGAGGTCGTGCTGCACGCCCCCGGCGGCGTCGGCTACCTGGGCCAGATCCCCGACTTCCCGCCCGGCGGCAGCGTCCAGGACGCCCTTGACGACGCCCTGGCGGACCTCCGCGAGCTGGAACGCCGGCTGCACGCCGCCGAGCAGGCCCTCGCTGCCGCCTCCGAGGCCGAACTGCCGCCCCTGCTCGCCGCCTACGGCGACCTGCTGGACGCCTTCCAGGCCCGCGACGGCTACGCCGCCGACGCCCGGTTCGACGCCGCCGTGCAGGCGCTCGGCCTGGCGCACGTCCCCCGCGACCGCCCGCTCGGCTCGCTCTCCGGCGGCGAGCAGTCCCGGCTGGCGCTGGCCTGCGTGCTGGCCGCCTCCCCGGAACTGCTGCTCCTGGACGAGCCCACCAACCACCTGGACCGGGGGGCGCTGGACTGGCTGGAGGCCCGTCTGGTGGACCACCGGGGCACGGTCGTCGCGGTCTCGCACGACCGGCTGTTCCTGGAGCGGGTGGCCACCGCCCTGGTGGAGGTGGACGGCGACCGCCGCACCGTGCGGCGGCACGGCGTCGGCTACCCGGAGTACCTCCAGGCCCGGGCCGCCGCGCGGCGCCGCTGGGAGCGGGAGTACCGCGACTTCACGGCCGAGGCGGAGCGGCTGGGCGCGCTCGCCGAGCAGGCGACGGCGGCGCTGACCGGCGCGGCCCGGCCGGACCGCGGCTCCGGGCACACCCCCGGCCGGCACCAGCGCTCGGTGCAGGGGCAGCTCTCCAGCCGGGTCCGTGCCGCGAACGAGCGGCTGCGACGGCTGCGGGAGCATCCCGTGCCGCCTCCGCCGAGGCCGTTGCGGTTCACCGCGCGGCTCCCGACGGCCGGCGCCGCACCGCTGCCGGGCGGCGGCCCCGGCGGCCCCGGCCGCTCCGATGGTTCCGGCCGCCCCGGCGGTCCGGGTAGCTCCGGGGCGGCGCCGGGGTTGGACGGCGAACCGCTGGTCACCCTGCGCGCGGTGGCGGTCGGCGACCGGCTGCGGGTGGAGGAGCTGGAGATCGCCCCGGGCGAACGGCTGCTCGTCACCGGGCCGAACGGCGCGGGCAAGACCACCCTGCTGCGGGTGCTCGCCGGCGACCTGGCGCCGGACCGCGGGAGCGTCCGCGGCCCCGGCCCGGAACACATCGGGTGGCTGCCGCAGGAGGTGCCCGCGTCCCCGGCGCCCCGCCGCACGCTGCTGGCCGCCTTCGCGGAAGGGCTGCCCGGGGAACCGGAGGAGCACCGGCAGACCCTGCTCTCCCTCGGCCTGTTCCGCGCCGAGGACCTCGCCACGCCCGTGGGCGGGCTCTCCGCCGGCCAGCGGCGGCGGCTGGCGCTGGCCCGGATGGTGGAGAACCGGGCCGACCTGCTGCTGCTGGACGAGCCGACGAACCACCTGTCGCCGGCGCTGGTGGAGGACCTGGAGGAGGCCCTCGGCTCCTACCAGGGGGCGCTGGTGGTCGTCTCGCACGACCGGCTGTGGGTGGACCGCTTCACCGGGCGACGCTGCGCGATGAGCGGCGGGCGGTTGCGGGAGGCGTCCACCGGCTGAGCCCCGTCCGGCCTGCCCGCGCGTACCGCCCGCGCGGGCGTCCGGTCCGCCCGCGCACCCCCGTCCCGCCCGCCTATCCGGCCGGCTCGACCTCGATCACCGGCTCGTGGCGCACCGGGAAGTTCACCGAGCGGGCGATGAAGCACATCGCGTGGGCGCGCTCGTGCAGGGCGGTGGCGGCCTCCACCATCTCGGCGGAGGCGACCGTGATCCGGGGGCGCAGCACCACCTCGGTGAAGTGCCCGGCGCCGCCGGGCTCCTCCAGCATGGTGCCGGTGGGCTCGTCACGGTAGGCGGTGACGGTCACCCCCGCGCCGGGACACAGGCCCAGGTACCACAGCATGTGGCACTGGGAGAGCGAGGCGACCAGCAGCTCCTCCGGGTTGTAGCGGGCCGGGTCGCCGCGGAAGGACGGGTCCGAGGAGCCCAGGAGCACCGGCTTGCCCGGGGCGGTGATCTCGTGGTCCCGCGAGTAGCCGGCGTAGGAGCCGGTGCCCGTGCCGAGGTTGCCCGTCCAGTTCACGGTGAGCGCGTAGCTGTGCGTCTTCGGTGGCCTGGCTGCCATCTTCCGCCGTCCTCTCCTGGGTCGTCGCGCGCGGCGGGCCGTGCCGGCGTCGTGCCGGGAAACCGCTGCGCCGGGAGGAACCGGTCGTACCGGGTAGAACCGGTTGCGCCGGGAAAACCGGTTGTGCCCCACGGCGGGTTCCACCAGCCTGGGGATCATGCTTGATGCCGGTCTGGCGGGCAAGGGAGTTCTGGTCACCGGAGCGCACCGGGGGATCGGCGCGGCGACGGCCCTGGCCTTCGCCGCCCAGGGGGCCCGGGTGGCCGTGCACCACATCGCCGGCGGCTTCTCCGCCCCGGAGGGCGTCACCTTCGAACACGGCGTCGGCGGGGCCGAGGAGGCCCGGCGGGTCGCGGAGCTGGCGGCCCAGGCGGGCGCCGAGCGGGTGGTGACCGTCGGGGCGGACCTCTCCGCGCCGGGCGCGGCCGGAGCGCTGTTCGACACCGTCGAGGAGCGGCTCGGCCCCGTCGACGTGCTGGTGAACAACGCCGCCCACTGCGAGAGCCCGGACGACGTGCTGGCGCTCACCGCCGACGGCCTGCACCGGCACTACCGCGTCAACGTCCACGCCCCCGCCCTGCTCACCGCCGAACTGGCCCGGCGCCGCCGGGACGCGGCGGACCGCGCGGCGACCGGCGGCGGCCACGCCCACCGACCGGCCGCCGTGGTCAACGTCTCCACGGACGCCGCCCGCGCCTTCCCCGGCCAGGTCGGCTACGGCACGTCGAAGGCGGCCCTGGAGGCGTTCACCCGCGCCGCCGCCATCGAGCTCGGGCCGCTGGGGATCCGGGTGAACGCAGTCGCCCCGGGGCCGGTGCAGACCGGCTGGATGTCGCCGCGGCTGGTGCGGGAGGTCGAGCCGACCATCCCGCTGCGCCGGGTCGGGCGCCCGGAGGACGTCGCCGCCGCGGTGGTCTTCCTGGCCTCCGCCCAGGCCGAGTGGATCACCGGGCAGGTGCTCCAGGTGGCCGGCGGCCACGCGCTGTGAAGAAGGCCCGCGCTGCGGAGGAAGGCCCGCGCTGCGGAGGAAGGCCGCGCGACGCCCGCCAGCGACGCCGGGTGCCCGCTGATCAGGAGGGACGGATGACCACGGAACTCTTCCCGGCCGACCTGCCGGTGACCGCCACGGTGTCCCGGACGGCGGACGGCCGCGCCTGGCTGGCACGGCTGCCGGCGCTGGTCGACGACCTCCGGGAGCGCTGGTCCCTGCGCCTGGGGGCGCCCTTCCAGGGCGGAAGCTGCTCCTGGGTGGCGCCCGCGCGACTGCCGGACGGCGAGCCGGCGGTGCTCAAGGTCAGCTGGCCGCACCGGGAGGCCGTCGGCGAGGCGGAGGCGCTGCGGCTGTGGGACGGGCGGGGCGCCATCCGGGTGTACCGCCACGACCCGGCGGACTACGCGCTGCTGCTGGAGCGGTGCGAACCGGGCGACACCCTGGGCGACAGCGACCACATCGACGCCTCCCGCCGGCTGCTGCTCGGAGCCGAGGTGCTCGCGGAGCTGTGGCGGGCGGCGCCGCCGCACGGGACGGGCCTGGAGCGCCTCGGCGACGTCACCGCCGAGTGGGCCGACCTGGTCGAGGAACGCATGGAGCGGTTGCGCCCCGGCTTCGATCCGGGGCTGGTGGCGCACGGCGCCCGGCTGCTCCGCGAACTGCCGGGGAGCGCCGGGCGGGAAGTCGTGCTCCACGGCGACTTCAACCCGGGGAACGTGCTGGCCGCCCGCCGTCGCCCCTGGCTGGCCATCGACGCGAAGCCGATGATCGGCGATCCGGGGTACGACCCGTGGCCGCTGCTGGAGCAGGTCGACGACCCGTTCGCGCACGCCGATCCCCGCCGCGTGCTGACGGAGCGCTTCGCGCTGCTGGCCCCCGTGCTCGGCGAGGAGGCGCGGCGGCTCCAGGCGTGGGCCGCGGCGCGCCGGGTGGAGTCGGCGCTGTGGGCCGCGGAGCACGGCGAGTCGGCTTTCGCCGAGGAGTCGATGGCGAAGGCCCGGCTGCTGGCGGACCTCGCCGGCCTCTGAGCGCATCCCTTGCCCGGACTTGACCTCGACTTCTGTTGAGGTCCGAGGCTGTCGGTACACGGCGCGAACGCGCGTGGACCGGTACGGGAGGGTGACGCGATGCGAGTGGTGCGGGCGACGGCGGTCGGCGGGCCGGAGGTGCTGGTGGCGGGGGAGGCGCCGGACCCGGTGGCCGGGCCGGGGCAGGTCGTGGTGGGGGTGTCCGTCGCGGGCATCGACTTCGTGGAGACGCAGCTGCGGCGCGGCGAGTCCCCCGGGCCCGCCCTGCCGGAGCTGCCCTACGTGCCGGGCGCCGTGGTGGCCGGTCAGGTCCTCTCGGTCGGGCCGGACGTGGACCCGGACTGGGTCGGCCGGAGGGTCGTCACCCACGGGGAGAACGGGGGTTACCTGGAGCGGGCCGTGGCCCGGGCGGAGAACCTGATCACCGTGCCGGAGGCGCTCGACCTGGCGGACGCCGCGGCCCTGCTGGACGACGGCAGCACCGCGGTCGGCCTGCTGGAGGGCGCGCCGGCGGAGCCGGCGGCCTGGGTGCTGGTGGAGGCGGCCGGTGGCGGGGTCGGCAGCCTGCTGGTGCAGTTGGCGCGGGCGGCCGGGGCGCGGGTCATCGGGGCGGCGCGGGGAGAGCGGAAGCTGGCGCTGGTGCGCGAGCTGGGCGCCGACCTGGCGGTGGACTACACCGAGCCGGACTGGGCCGAGCGGGTGCGCCGGGCGACCGGCGGCGCCGGCCCGGACCTGGTCTTCGACGGCGTGGGCGGGGCGATCGGCCGGGCGGCGTTCGGGGTGACGGCCCGCGGCGGCACGTTCTCCGTGCACGGGGCGGCCAGCGGCGCGTCCACCGTGATCGACCCGGAGGAGGTGCGGCTGCGCCGGTTGACCGTGGTGGGGCTGGAGCAGCTCGCCGACTTCCTGCCGCAGGTGCGGCGCCGGGCCGAGCGGGCGCTGGCCGAGGCGGCGGCGGGCCGGCTGCGGCCGGTCGTCGGGCAGACCTTCCCCCTGGAACGGGCCGCCGACGCGCACGCGGCGATGGAGTCCCGGCGGG is a genomic window containing:
- a CDS encoding FMN-dependent NADH-azoreductase → MAHLLHIDASALSQGSVSRDVSAIFRRAWEEQHPEGVVTYRDLAANPLPHLDEAAITARSTPAESRTAEQRAAAAVEDELIEELLKADAYLIGVPMYNFSVPSTLKAWLDWILSAGRTFGMDPKDSPIAGRPVTLISSRGGAYGPGTPRDGWDYAEPFLQQVLAKALGLDVTVITAELTMAHLNPAMAELRPAAEASRASAEQAAAAQAKEVLSRLGV
- a CDS encoding trans-aconitate 2-methyltransferase → MPTKSEWDPDQYRRHADDRARPFHDLLARVPDTPPPARVTDLGCGAAHTTTALLLRRWPDAHITGVDNSPEMLRAAEPHAGPSPTGRGRLSLRLADITEWRPEPGEEPDLLISNAALHWVPGHAHLFPRWIDALPPGGVFAFQVPGNFSAPSHTLLNELRESPRWRDEVGGTAGGLAPDGPAVLDPAGYLEVLASLGCTVDAWETTYLHVLRGEDPVLDWVRGTTLRPVLTRLAPERHAEFLAEYGALLRQAYPATPHGTVLPFRRIFVVARKA
- a CDS encoding ABC-F family ATP-binding cassette domain-containing protein, with protein sequence MPAAPGPPAPATTANNRPPPEPESSATSASNGTSQLVLRNVSRGYAGRPVLEGVDLSVAPGERVCVVGENGAGKSTLLRLMAGREKPDRGEVVLHAPGGVGYLGQIPDFPPGGSVQDALDDALADLRELERRLHAAEQALAAASEAELPPLLAAYGDLLDAFQARDGYAADARFDAAVQALGLAHVPRDRPLGSLSGGEQSRLALACVLAASPELLLLDEPTNHLDRGALDWLEARLVDHRGTVVAVSHDRLFLERVATALVEVDGDRRTVRRHGVGYPEYLQARAAARRRWEREYRDFTAEAERLGALAEQATAALTGAARPDRGSGHTPGRHQRSVQGQLSSRVRAANERLRRLREHPVPPPPRPLRFTARLPTAGAAPLPGGGPGGPGRSDGSGRPGGPGSSGAAPGLDGEPLVTLRAVAVGDRLRVEELEIAPGERLLVTGPNGAGKTTLLRVLAGDLAPDRGSVRGPGPEHIGWLPQEVPASPAPRRTLLAAFAEGLPGEPEEHRQTLLSLGLFRAEDLATPVGGLSAGQRRRLALARMVENRADLLLLDEPTNHLSPALVEDLEEALGSYQGALVVVSHDRLWVDRFTGRRCAMSGGRLREASTG
- a CDS encoding OsmC family protein gives rise to the protein MAARPPKTHSYALTVNWTGNLGTGTGSYAGYSRDHEITAPGKPVLLGSSDPSFRGDPARYNPEELLVASLSQCHMLWYLGLCPGAGVTVTAYRDEPTGTMLEEPGGAGHFTEVVLRPRITVASAEMVEAATALHERAHAMCFIARSVNFPVRHEPVIEVEPAG
- a CDS encoding SDR family NAD(P)-dependent oxidoreductase, which translates into the protein MLDAGLAGKGVLVTGAHRGIGAATALAFAAQGARVAVHHIAGGFSAPEGVTFEHGVGGAEEARRVAELAAQAGAERVVTVGADLSAPGAAGALFDTVEERLGPVDVLVNNAAHCESPDDVLALTADGLHRHYRVNVHAPALLTAELARRRRDAADRAATGGGHAHRPAAVVNVSTDAARAFPGQVGYGTSKAALEAFTRAAAIELGPLGIRVNAVAPGPVQTGWMSPRLVREVEPTIPLRRVGRPEDVAAAVVFLASAQAEWITGQVLQVAGGHAL
- a CDS encoding aminoglycoside phosphotransferase family protein gives rise to the protein MTTELFPADLPVTATVSRTADGRAWLARLPALVDDLRERWSLRLGAPFQGGSCSWVAPARLPDGEPAVLKVSWPHREAVGEAEALRLWDGRGAIRVYRHDPADYALLLERCEPGDTLGDSDHIDASRRLLLGAEVLAELWRAAPPHGTGLERLGDVTAEWADLVEERMERLRPGFDPGLVAHGARLLRELPGSAGREVVLHGDFNPGNVLAARRRPWLAIDAKPMIGDPGYDPWPLLEQVDDPFAHADPRRVLTERFALLAPVLGEEARRLQAWAAARRVESALWAAEHGESAFAEESMAKARLLADLAGL
- a CDS encoding zinc-binding dehydrogenase, which produces MRVVRATAVGGPEVLVAGEAPDPVAGPGQVVVGVSVAGIDFVETQLRRGESPGPALPELPYVPGAVVAGQVLSVGPDVDPDWVGRRVVTHGENGGYLERAVARAENLITVPEALDLADAAALLDDGSTAVGLLEGAPAEPAAWVLVEAAGGGVGSLLVQLARAAGARVIGAARGERKLALVRELGADLAVDYTEPDWAERVRRATGGAGPDLVFDGVGGAIGRAAFGVTARGGTFSVHGAASGASTVIDPEEVRLRRLTVVGLEQLADFLPQVRRRAERALAEAAAGRLRPVVGQTFPLERAADAHAAMESRRVIGKTLLLV